The nucleotide window GGGAACGGAAATTCTGATTAGCAGAAATAACATCCGGCTCAAGATGATTATGGTAATCAATAACCGGCATGTCTTTGGCATAACCGAAATACAGATTTTCTGCTTTTGCCGATTCAAGCAGAAACAGTTTTCCGAAAACATCTTTATTTTTAATGGAATTACTCATTATTTATTTTTACAATCCTGGATTTAATTAACTTGTTTAAGCTCTGCAAAACCACAAAAGTCACAAAAGCTTTGTTTTTAGAACACTTCAATTATGCTTATGCAGAAAAGTTCACATAAGATGAAAATCAAAGATTTTCACAACACTTGGTGTCTACATTTAAAAACAGAACCCTTAATGAAACCACTAAGGTCCTGTTTGATGATATGAAGAAATTAGTTTTTATACTCCGCTGAATGCGCTGAAGCCTCCGTCAACAGGAATCAGTGCTCCTGTAATAAAACTTGCGGCATCTGAACACAGAAACTGTACAACTCCGTTCAGTTCTTCTACTTCTCCAAATCTCTGCATGGGTGTTTTCGCCATTACTTTTTTACTTCTCTCCGTTAAGCTTCCATCCGGATTCAACAGAATAGCACGGTTCTGATCTCCAATAAAAAAACCTGGTGCCACTGCATTTACCCGTATCTTATCTCCGAATTTCAATGCAAGGTCAGAGGCCAGCCATTGGGTAAAATTGGTAATTGCTGATTTGGCGGCAGAATATCCGGCCACTCTTGTAATCGCTGAATAAGCAGCCATGGAAGAAATATTAATAATGTTGCCGCTTCCCTGCTCAGCCATTACTTTTCCGAAAACATAGCTCGGGTAAACGGTTCCGTTGATATTAAGATCGGTAACTTCTGCCCATCCTTTCATATCCATATCGAAAAATGACTGTTCGGGTGATAAGGTTGCTGACGGAATATTTCCACCGGCTATATTGAGCAGAACATCAATGCTGCCATATTTTTCTTTTATTTTTTCTACGGCAGCTTTAAGGCTTTCAATATCCATCACATTGGCTTCTACAGCAAGTGCATCCCCGCCCAAATCTGTAAGCTCTTTTACACGTGCATCCAGTGTTTCCTGGTTTCTTCCCAGAGCCACAACTTTGGCACCGGCCTCTATAAAACTTTTGGCAAGGCTACCTCCCAAAACACCCGAAGCCCCTGTGATGACTGCTACTTTGTTTTCAATACTAAACAGGTCTTTCATTTTACTTTTTATTATTTATTACAAACGCAGTTTAATTTTTCTGTAATTCCGACTGTACTGCGGCCATTACTCCTTCAATCTGGCCCAATGCCAGCATTCTTCCTAAAAATGAATAGCCGGGATTATATCCTTTGTCAATATCTTCTGTTAAAAGTCTTCCGTGATCAATTCTCATAGGAAGATCAGAATTTTCTTTTTCGAATACACGGATTACTTCGATGAGCCTTCCTCTTCCTCCCAGATGATGAGCCTCGATGAAGTCACCATTTTCAAAGACATTTGTACTTCTCAGGTGAACGAATTTGGTACGATGAGCAAATTTTTGCGCAAGCTTTGGAACATCATTCTGAAGGTTGGCGCTTAAAGATCCGGCACAGAAAGTCAATCCGTTGTGAGGGTTATCAACAGCTTTCAGAAGCCAGTCAATATCTTCTTCATTGGTCACTATTCTTGGTAAGCCCAGTAATGAAAACGGCGGATCATCAGGATGTACGCACATCTGGATATTCCATTTTTCACAGACAGGCATTATTTTTTCAAGGAAATATTTCATATTCTGACGTAGTTGATGTTTATCGATACCATCATACAATGCCAGTAAACTTTTAAACTTTTCTACAGGATTCAATTCACCTTCTTTGATATTTCCGTTCACGAATCCCTGTGTTTTTACAATAACAGAATCTATCAGGTCATTGTTATCTTTCTCCGTTAATGTATTTTTTAATTCTTCTACCTTCTGAAGAATCTCCGGGTTATAGTCGTTTTCTGCCCCCTTTCTTTGAAGGATATAAATTTCGAAGTACGCAAACTTGGCTTTGTCAAAATAAAGTGATGAAGAACCGTCTTCCCATTCGTGAAAAAGATCGGTGCGCGCCCAGTCGAGAACGGGCATAAAGTTGTAGCAAACTGTTGTAACTCCTGCTTTACCCAGATTTTCAAGGCTCGTGATATAATTTTCTATTAAAGAGTCACGGTCTTCCCCTCCGTATTTGATCGCTTCACTCACAGGAAGACTTTCAACAACAGACCAGCGAAGTCCGTGGCTTTCTATATAGTTTTTATAATCATTGATGGCCTCCAAATTCCAGATTTCTCCGTTTGGGATATCATGCAGTGCAGAAACAATTCCTTCTACTCCTATTTGACGGAGCGTGCTCAGCTGTATTTTGTCTTTTTTCCAAACCAACGCCAGGTTTTTTCCATAATGTATAGTTTTAATTCAGATAAACAAAGCAGGTGTTCTCACACCTACTCTGTTGCTGATATGAATGTAGAATGAAATTAATTGTATCCGGGATTCTGATATTTTGCCTTTATATCTGCCGATACTTCCATCGCATCAATCTGACTCTGAGGAATTGGTCTCAGATAGTGAAAAGGTTTGATCGTTCTTGTTACCGTCTGCGGAGAGTGATCTCCATAAGAGGCTCCTCCGATCTGATAGGTAGCCGCATAATCTCCCCACTTCTGTGTACGTACCAGATCATACCATCTGTAGAATTCTCCGTAATATTCACGGGATCTCTCCGCAAGGATATAATCAATGGTAATTACGGCAGGTGTGGCCGCTGTCATCGCAGCGCTATTATCTGCTACATAAGCGGTATTCTGGGCATTATTAAACTTCCACTTTCCGGCACGGGCACGGATCACATTGATAAGGTCTTTGGCTGTCATAGATCCTGCGGCACCTTTTACGGCTGCTTCTGCGGCAATAAAATAGAATTCTGAGAATTTGGCAACGCTGAAAGGACGGGTTAATCCGGCATTCGGATATCCTAAACCGTTTGGATCATCGGTACGGTAAGTTCCTATTTTCCATAATCCAGGATATACAATTCTGCTGATTCCGTTCGGTGCAATAACCCAGTCTGCTCTTCCCGGAAGGGTTCCTGCTCCTACACCGCTTTGTCCGGATCCTGTAGGGTAAGAAGGCATCTGGCTGTCATCATTCAGGAAGCTTAAGATAGCTCCTCCCGGCTGTACAGGTAAATTATTGGCGTTATACAGTACAGGAACCGTTGTAAGGCCTGTTCCATTCTTGTTCCAGTTTCCTCTGTACGTGGTTACAAAAGTTCCATCATAACGGGAATCGTTGGTTTTATCTGCAAAAGTATTTTTAATAACCCCTAAAGTAGGACACATACGAACCCAAGGACGTCCCAGTGACTGTGCTGCTTCTCTCTGTACTGAACTTACTACGTCTGCTCCAACCCATGCTGTTGTTTTACTACTTTTGATGGCAGTATAGTTCCAGGTCTGCATCCATGCGGCAAAATTGTCCGGAGCCCAGCCTGAACCAAATCCTACAGGGTCGCTTTCGTTATAATAAGTACTTGACTGTGTATGGTCTGCATAAAGCATGGATTCGGTATTCCTGTCATTTGAACCTACATTGACATCATAGAAGGTAGGCTGAAGCGCGTAAGGTCCGGGATTGTTGATTCCTTCCATAGCGATATCATAAGCCTGCTGGAAATACCACTGGGCATTGTGTCCGTCAGGATCAGTTCTTGCCACTTCGGGATAAGTTGGAATGCCGTTTGGATTCTGCAGCCACCATCCATAAGTAAGGTAAGCTTTGGCAAGCATCAGTCTTGCTACATTTTTAGTTACCCCTCCGGTTACCCTTGGTGAGGCAGGCAGGTTTTCTATTGCTTTTTTAAGGTCAGCAAAAACTGTTTTTGTGTATACTTCCGGCACCGTATTTCTTGCTGAAGAGGTGGAAGGTAAAGTATTATATTTCAATTCTCCTGCTCCTAAATCCAGAGGAACTCCTCCATAGGTCTGAACGAGCATGAAGTAATAAAATCCACGGAAGAAACGGGCTTCAGAGATCATAGATTCTGCAATTCCGAATCCTGGTCCTTTTTCAATAATTCCGTTGGCAGTATTGATATACGGGAATACAGAGTTCCAGACCATACTTGTAGGAAAAGTATTGGAATTGATAATCCCGTTTCCGGACATATCTAATTCCTTAAAGTTACCGTCCGCACTTTGTGCCCAGGTAGATTCGTCTGTTCCGTTCTGACAATTGCTCATAAAGTAGCCATTGCCATACAGTAATCTCATCTGTCTGTATAAAGCTGTAAATCCCTGATTAACCCCGTCCGGTGTGTTAAAATAGTCAGCTGTATAGATTGCTCTTGGCTGCTCATCAAGAATTTCATTACAACCTGTAAATGTTAAGGATAAAAAGATTGCTCCTAATAGCAGTTTTTTGTTAAAATTTATCATGACAGTACAGTTTTAAAAGGTTAAGTTAAGTCCCATTAAGTAATTTCTTGTGGAAGGGTTGTTAGCTCCTATAACAAGCTGACGGTTTGGATATCCGCTTACTGCCTGGTTTTCATTTCCGAAAGAGTTTGGTTCCGGATCCATTCCTGAGAACTTATGATAAGGAGAGAATAAGACTACAGGATTGGTTACGGTGAAGTAAATTCTTAAGCTGGTAATTTTCAGATCCTTTAAAAAATCTTTATTAACATTATAGCCTAATGTAATGGTACGAAGCTTAAGGTAAGAAGCATCAAACATCGCTAAAGTAGAAGAATACTTCGGATTGTCACCACTCAAATGACGTCCCGGACGCGGAAAATAAGCTCCTGTATTATCTTCTGTCCAGTAATCCACATCCACGTTGTTCCCTCTTCCCGTTAATCTGTTAAGATAACTTGCAGATCCGTAAATAGTACTTACCAGGATTCCTCCGTGCTGGAAAGCTCCTACTGTACTTAGTTCAAAATTCTTGTAGGCAAAACGCATATTAAATCCTCCCTGGAATTTCGGAGCGGTATCAAAAATCTGTCTGTCATCCGGTCCTATTGCTCTTACCGGAGTTCCGTCGGCATTATAGCCTCCGGTGTAAAGAACCTTGATAGATCCTACCACATCATCAGCAGTTCCCGGCTCCAGAATGCTCTGATACGGGTCACCAGCCTGCCAAAGACCGATGTATTGATAATCATACAATGAATTAATATTATGCCCTACGAACCATAAGTTATTGATATCACGTGGTGTTCCGGATGCAAGCGATAAAATTTTGTTTTTATTGGTGTAAAAATTAACTCCTGCTTCCCATGTAAACCCATCCGGGTTATCAAAAATAACTCCGTTCAAGGAAATTTCCACCCCTTTATTTTCTGTTTCTGCCACATTGGAAACAATGGATGCCCAACCGCTTGATGGAGGAAGGCTTTTCTGTGTCAACAGGTCATAAGTATGGGTTTTGTAATACTCCACACTTCCCGTAAGGCGGTTGTTCAGGATTCCGAAATCTACCCCGTAGTTTTGTGTTTTTGAATATTCCCATCCTAAATTCGGGTTTGGCGGCTGGCTTCCGTAAATCCCTGTACTTCCTGCAAGTCCATAATTATAAGGAGCGACATTAAATCTTCCCATTGTAGTGTAAGGATCTACTGCCTGATTGGAGGTCTGCCCCCATCCTGCTCTGAATTTAAGGAGATTAATGGCTTTGATATTCTGCATGAAGGATTCGTTGGTAACATTCCATCCCAATGATAATGCAGGATATGTATGCCATTTGTTACCCGGTGCCAGTCTGGAAGATCCGTCGGCACGAAGTGTTGCTGTAAGCATATACTTGTTATCATAGGTATACATGATTCTTCCCATAGCAGAAAGCAACCCGGTTTTCGAATACACCTGGTCTTCAGGTCTTACCGTAATGTCTGCCTGAGGCGACTGTCCCAGGTTATAATACTGGAAAAAGTCTGCAGGGACATTTTTTGCACTCATGTATGAGCTTGTATATTTATTCTGTTCCGCGGAGTATAATGCTACAGCGTTGATCTTATGTTTTCCGAATGTACGGTCGTACGTCAGGAGGTTTTCCAATACCCAGTGATAAGTCTGGTTATTCCCTTTTCCTGCCGCTGACGGCCCCAGAGGGTTTGTATTGAAGACTCCCACACCACTGTAGTTTCCGCTGTTTGAGGTACGGAAATCCAACCCTACATTTAACCTGTATTTTAATCCTTTGATGGGAAGGCTGGCTTCTCCGTAAAGGTTATTATAGGATGCAAAAGCTTTGGTTTCATCAATATATTTGTCTGCCAGGCTCTCCAAGCTTTTTCTGGTATAAATCCATGTCTGATCAATACCTCCTGCGGTGCTCATTACTCTTTTCGGGCTTCCGTCCGCATTGTAAGGATCGGCAATAGGAGAATATCCCAGAACTGCACCCGGGTTTACTCCGTTTCCTTCCGAAACCGAATAGTTTGTATTGGTTGTAAAACCAAACTTAAAGACAGATCCTACCTGCTGGTCAATGGCCATTCTCAGAGCAAATCTTTCATAACTCTGAACAGGAATTAATGCATTTTGTTTAAAATAGGATAATCCTACATTGTAATTTCCACCTTCTGTTCCTCCTGAAACCCCTACATCATGGCTGGTCATCATCGCCGGCTTATAAAACAGGCTTTGCCAGTCCGTATTGACACTGTTATTTTCATCAGCTCCGTTTGAATACAAAGGGGTTGTATTTCCTGCAGGAATGGCATAAGCACGCAGCTTTGCAAACTGAGGTCCATCCATCATCGGATATTTTGAAAATAAAGTCTGAACTCCTGTAAAGGTGTTATAGGTAAATTTAGGTTTCTGCCCTTTTGCTCCTCTGTTGGTGGTGACGAGAATAACACCGTTTGCTCCTCTTGACCCGTAGATGGCTGTAGCGGAGGCATCTTTCAGGATGTCAATACTTTTGATATCACTTGAGCTTATGTCTCCCAGCGATCCCACGAAAGGAATACCATCCAGTACGATCAACGGGTTATTATCTCCTGTCAGCGATCTTGTTCCCCTGATACGGATCTGCATGGCAGCACCCGGCTTAGTGGAACTTTGAGAGATATCTACCCCTGCCGTTCTTCCCTGTAATGCCTGGGTAATGTTGGCAGAGGGTACTTCACGCAGGGCATCTCCTTTTACAGTGGCTACAGAGCCTGTTACAGCTTCTTTTCTCTGGGTTCCATATCCTATCACAACAACTTCATCTATTTTATTTTCTTTAGCTACTGTATCTTTCTTAACCTGTGAATATGCTATGCCGGAAGGCAATAAAGTCATTGCAAAGAATAATGCGGCTCTATTGCTTTTATTGAAATAAAATCGGTTCATAATTATTATTTTAGTATTAGTTGTTGAATAAAAGGCTCTTTAATAATTATTGTGTATAAAAATCCTTAGTGTTTATAAGCCTTTTATTTTTTATTATATATACATATTCACGATGGCTTCAAACAATTCCTGTTTTCCGCTTTTTGGCTGTGGTTCGCCGATTTCGTGAGCGATTCTCTGCAGATCTTCCAAAGTAAGCGAGCCTTCTTCAAATGCTTTTCCGTTTCCGTTATCAAAAGAAGCATAACGGTCTGTTCTCAGTTTTTTGTAATCTGAATTTTCAAGGATATCAGCCGCTGCAAGAAGACCTTTTGCAAATACATCCATCCCTGAAATGTGGGAGATGAACAAATCTTCAGCATCAATGGAATTTCTTCTGATTTTGGCATCAAAATTCACCCCTCCGGTTCCCAGACCTCCTGCCGGAAGCAATACCAGCCATGCCTGAACCATGTCGTAGTAATCGATCGGGAACTGGTCTGTATCCCATCCGTTCTGATAATCTCCTCTGTTGGCATCAATGCTTCCTAAAAGTCCTGCATCAACAGCTACCTGAAGCTCATGCTCGAATGTGTGACCTGCCAATGTAGCATGGTTTACTTCGATATTTAGTTTGAAATCTTTGTCTAATCCGTAATGTCTCAGGAATCCGATTACTGTTTCAGAATCATAATCGTACTGGTGTTTGGTAGGCTCCATTGGTTTTGGTTCAATCAGGAAAGTTCCTTTAAAGCCCTGCTGACGTGCATAATCTCTCGACATCGAAAGGAAACGTGCAAGATGATCTTTTTCACGCTTCATATCGGTATTCAAAAGGCTCATATATCCTTCTCTTCCGCCCCAGAAAACATAATTTTCACCACCAAGCGCTATCGTAGCATCTATTGAGTTTTTCACCTGCGTTCCTGCGCAAGCAACAACATCAAAATTTGGGTTTGTAGAAGCTCCGTTCATGTATCTTTCATGGGTGAAAACATTCGCTGTTCCCCATAAAAGCTTAATGCCTGTTTCCTGCTGCTTTTGTTTGGCGTATTCCACGATAGTCTGCATATTTTTCTCGTAGTCTTTCCAGTTGCTGGCTGGGTCTACAAGATCAATATCATGAAAGCAGTAATAGTTGAAGCCCATTTTAGACATGAATTCAAAACCTGCATCCATTTTGTGCATTGCTCTTGTTAACGGATCATTTCCGATATCCCATGGATGGTGGATGGTAGGTCCCCCGAACGGATCACTTCCGTTTGCACATAAGGTGTGCCACCATGCCATCGCAAATCTTGTCCAGTCTTTCATAGGTTTTCCCATCACGATCTTTTCCGCATCATAATAGCGGAATGCCAACGGGTTCCTGCTCTCCTTCCCTTCAAACTTAATTTTTTCAATACCCGTAAAAAACTCTTTTGTACCTGTTAAAGTGTTCATATTTATTTGATTATTTTTTATTTATTCTTAATTTTTTGCGTAGAGATCCCCTTCTCACTGGTTCTTAAGAGTCAGTAAGAGGATGAAAAATACTGTTGTAATGGTCCTAGATTATTTCGTTAAGATGATGTTTCCATCTGCCATAGGCTTCTAAATATTGTTCTCGTTTTTCGTGTTCGGGCTCTATCACTGCTATCTGTTCAAGTGAAGAAAATGCTTCTCTGGAATCTGAATAAAATCCTATTCCCATTCCGGCAGCTCTTGCTGCTCCTACCGCTCCATCGGTATCATAAAGTTCAATGACCGCATTGCTTACACTGGATAGCGACTGGCGAAAAATTGAACTTAAAAACATGTTGGCATTTCCTGCACGGATGACCTGGATATCCATTCCGATGTTTCTCATGATATCCATTCCGTATTCATAAGAGAATACAATACCTTCCTGCGCCGCACGCAGTATATCTCCTTTTGTATGTATGTTGAAATTAATTCCGTGAATAGAACAGCTTGTATCTTTATTTTCCAGCACTCTTTCGGCTCCGTTTCCAAAAGGAATAATACTTAATCCTTTTGAACCAATCGGTGAAAGTGAAGCCATATCGTTCATATCCCCATAAGAAGAAAGTGAGGTTGCAAAATTGTGCTTCAGCCACGAATTTAAAATACCGGTTCCGTTGATACACAGCAAAACCCCAAGTCTGATCTGTTCCGGAGTATAATTGACATGGGCAAAGGTATTGACCCTTGATAGTTTATCATATTCCAGCTGGTCCAGAACTCCGTATACCACTCCTGAAGTTCCTGCTGTAGAGGCAATTTCTCCCGGATTGAAAACATTCAGGGAAAGCGCATTGTTGGGCTGATCTCCCGCTCTGTAAGAGATAGGTGTACCTTCTTTCAATCCTAATTCTTCCGCTGCTGCCCTTGAAACTGTTGCCTGAATCCCAAATGTAGGCACAATTTCCGGGAAAAAACTTTTGGGAATTCCATAATGGTTAATAATATCTTCCGAGATGCAGTTGTTCTTAAAATCCCAGAAAATTCCTTCTGATAATCCTTCAATGGTCATTCCTATCTGGCCGGAGAGTCTCATGGCAATATAGTCTCCGGGAAGCATTATTTTGTCTATCTTTTCAAAAATTTCGGGCTCATTTTCTTTTACCCATGCAAGCTTTGATGCTGTAAAGTTCCCCGGCGAATTCAACAGATGAGAAAGACATTTTTCTTCGCCTATGGTTTTGAAAGCATGCTCACCATAAGGCACAGCGCGGCTGTCACACCAGATAATGGATGGTCTTAAAAGGTTCTGATCTTTGTCTACAAGAATCAACCCATGCATCTGCCAGGTAATTCCGATTCCTTTGATATCTTCAGCATGTACTCCAGATTCATGCATGACAGCTTCGTGGGCCAATTTCAGATTGATCCACCAGTCAACTGGATTTTGCTCTGCCCATCCCGGATTTATAGCAGTGATTTTCATTTCTTTTTTGGGAGAAAATTTAGAAGCAATCACCTTTCCACTGGATGCCTCGATGAGACAAACTTTCACAGAAGAACTGCCAATGTCATAGCCTAGTAAGTACATAATATTAAAAAAAAGATTATTTTATAAGTTTTGTATTGTTTTTCTTGTAAATCTTGGCATCAAACCTGTAATATCTTGCGGCACGGTGTGATACATCTTTTTGGATTTCATCCAAAGGAACAATATAGGGGAACGAAGATATTTTCTTATGAAAATTCTTGATATCGATATTTTTTTCGCTTAAAGCACTGTATAGCTGATAAAGCTGTCTTATGGTAAATCTTTTCGGCAGCAGCTCGAAAATAATGGAGAAATCAGATTCAATCCATTTTCTGATCTCAATAAGGGATTCATTGATAATTTTGTTATGATCGAATGGCAATACCGGCACCTCATCAATAGGATACCAGTCTACGGTATCATACTTCGTACTGTTGATCTTATGGTCTATTTTGCAAAGGGAAAGATAAGCCACTGTGATGATCCTGTCTATATGATGCTTATATTCCTTATCCATCCATTTTATATCATGTACGTTGCTTGCTCTCATAGGATCAGCAAAGCATCGGAACTGTTTAAGAACCATTTTCTTTATTCCCGTAAGCTCATGAAGTACCCTTTGTGCAGCGTCATCTACATCTTCATCGCTAAAGATGAGGCTTCCCGGCAGTTTTCGCTGTTTTTCCAATGGGATATCATCAACATGGCGTTGTACTAATAAGATATTCAACCGGTTTTCATGGTCAAATCCAAATACAACACAATCTACAGAGACATAGGTATGAATAAAGTTCTGATTCATTAGTTTGTTAACATTTTGGTAACATTACAAATATAAAAATTCATCTGAATAAAAAAAATAAATCCGTCATTATCTACTGCTTATCAATACATTACATATCGATTTTTTATGATATCAATTGTATAAAAATTATGATAAGGTTATCATTAATTTTACACTTAGTATTTTCATAAGATATGAATTCACAATTAATTGCAATCATAATCAGCTTCAAAAAAAATTTGAATTTTCAGAATAAATATTATGATAAGAAGAATAATTTTTTTTTTCATTTTGCTTGAAAAAAAAATGTAAAAAACACACTTTTCATTAATAAATTGCCATCAAAAACAGATCTTTATTCACCATTTTTCATACGCTAACCATAAAGAATTACGAAATGAAGAATTTGAAAAGCAGAAATACCAGATATTTGAAGTCTTCGCAAACAGCGGATTAAACAAATGAATTTTCAATCTATATTTTCGTTGCGCTTCAAAGTAAAAGATATATCAAAATGAGTTTGATCAAAGACCGGATATCATAAATTTTTGAATTTCCGGACAGCTATATTCTTATTATGACCATACTCATATGATTGCATCGGCTAAATATCGAAATTTGATTCACCTCAAGAGCCAATAACCCATTACAAAATATCCTATGAAAAATTTAATCTTATCAATGGCAGCCATAAGCTTTATTATGCTGGCCTGCAAAAAAAACAATACGGAAAACAGTAACTATGTTAATGATTCCGCCAATACCCACAGCAATTATTCTGATACAGCGGTTTCAGCAGCTTCAGATACTCTGAAAAGCGGCCCAACAAGTCAGGACAGTATTAATACAAAAAACCACATTGGAGGAAGAAAAACCAGCAATAATAATACAGGTAATGCCACAGGCAATATCAATGCAGCAGTATCTGACAGCGCCCATAATGTAGAAGGCAGATCACAACGTGCAAAAAAGTGAGGTTTGAATCAAAACAAATACCCTGCTGTTATAGCAGGGTATTTTAGTTTTTAGATCTGTGAAAACAAAACTAAAGTTTATTAAATTACTACTTTACATTATACTTTTAACGTTTGATTACTTTTACCGTTTTTACAGTATTATGGCCAGTATTTACTTTTACCATATACACTCCTGATGTTAAAGCCGAAAAATCAACTGTTCCTTTATTACTATTGATATCATCAAAAAGAACCTGTTGGCCGGCTGCATTGTAAACCGCTACAGACAGGATGTTTTTATCGGATGAAACGTTGAGATGATCAAGAACAGGATTCGGGAAAACTTTCA belongs to Chryseobacterium gleum and includes:
- a CDS encoding NUDIX hydrolase, translating into MNQNFIHTYVSVDCVVFGFDHENRLNILLVQRHVDDIPLEKQRKLPGSLIFSDEDVDDAAQRVLHELTGIKKMVLKQFRCFADPMRASNVHDIKWMDKEYKHHIDRIITVAYLSLCKIDHKINSTKYDTVDWYPIDEVPVLPFDHNKIINESLIEIRKWIESDFSIIFELLPKRFTIRQLYQLYSALSEKNIDIKNFHKKISSFPYIVPLDEIQKDVSHRAARYYRFDAKIYKKNNTKLIK